The nucleotide window CCAATGGAATTATGGAAAAACAAAAGATCAACATTAGGGTTTGCAGGTACCATTGATGACATATTCAAAGCTGAGAAGCTCTAAACTATTTTAATATTCGGAGTCACTCTTTTTTTTCGATCCTTCAATTGAGGACCCAAGCCCATTCGCAAAAGAACAAGACTCATTGAtgtaaaaaaaaaccctagactGGAGATGATGCCTCCTGCGTTCCTTTACAGCGGCAAACTACCGATAATCCCAATTACCGGCCTCATGCAGCCATGTCCTATCAAATCTGGGAAGAGGGTCCAAGACTGGAGAAATGCACTCcaaaatcgatatataaatatatatctaaAGAGCCTCTGCTTTGCGTTCCCTAACTtggttaattgtttttttttattttttatttttatcatatTTACAACTAATCTCACTCACGACCTCATACTTAAATGGTACTGTgctggttaattattctcatcaacaTTAACAAATAAATTTTATAAATGAAGGATATTATAGTAATTTTATAgtttatttattatttgagTTAAAATTAATTTCTCTATTTTCAACTTCACGTAAAGTTGCTCCCATAAACTTGCCATCTGAAAGGTCTCACTGAGTCACTATAAGTAACCACAATTAAGTACCTTGGCGAGTAGAGCAACCCatttttttggacaaaaacaGACTTAATTATCAGCATGTAGACATGTAATCGtactgttttttctttctttttgagttttCTCCGAAGAAGTGCATTTCAATTTTGTAAAGAAACAACCAATCCATACGTTTTACTGTTTGCCTTGCTCTCGATTTTTACGTTAACCATACTTGGTTAATCTCAACTCATGTTGATAGTCAGGAAACTTTTCTCCAGTTCCACGATTGTAATTGTGATTAATTTAACATATACTAGCATTTTTCCACACACgctctgcatgtgcaagttattaatttttttttcttcagaaaataaaaaagaaaaaagttagttattgtagagaaaagaaagtgagagagaaaaaagtggGCTGtggatatttttttctttcaatttaaaaaaatatgggtggttctagttggacctccaaattcgctatttggacctctcatacttagtacacctctaatttactttttaaaatacttgaaaaactaagtagacctccttatttttaccaaaacacccttgaacatgagatacaacaatctgttattctactttttatctccatcttcaaccacgagaagaaaaatgaattaaaatcacatgacattgctctcttatgagtaggtctctcctccacTAAAATAAATCTGATGGTTgcttctcgatcttgatatgttgttggaacccctttaaatttgctaaaagaaagaTTTCAaaggttttgggttggaagatcaaGTAAtattattcaattaatttagtttaagaaaatttcaaatcagattattttgaatttaCCTTTTGTAATAAATGataggccatgtatagaaattattatttttacttaattgttttaagtaaattataaaactatataggcaatataaggaaatatcaggaaaaaaaaaattaattgaatgttatatttggttggaggaggtaagaagagtatttatttatttacttacttaatttttcatttttctctctttgtccttatttgtcttttcatataaattgacaaagtcaattaataactgaaaaaaattaaaggtccaaatatcaaatttggaggtccaactagaaccactcaaaaaaaatatatatatattttgtaaatgtatTAATTATCCATGTGATTAGTTTATTAATATTCTAGGGtcaattctgtcaaaattttagattttgactaacaaaccctcttcttttaataatagtatagatagatagatagatatatatatatatatatatataattattgttCTGCAAAAGATTCATTCTATAAAGCAGCTTCCTATTTTCGAACTCTAGAATATTAACCAATTCAGATAAACAAACGGTGATGGGAAAATTTGAAACGTGATATGCTACACTTACTCCAGCATCTCTTTAACAAAAAGCCATAGGAGTTGGGAGGTGTCTTTTTGAATCATTTTTATGTCACAACAATCATGTTGAACAAATTTGATTTAGAAATTAGGAACTCTTTAAACGTGAGGCTCTAGGCGTTCAGCCCCTCCAGAGGTTGGTTAACATTGAAAAAGAAACTTTGAGCAGTGCACGGACCTACTTTGAATGATTTGAAGAATTGGGAATCAAACAATAAAGAACTTCCTCCAGACCCTGTCTTCATTGTTGCAGCCTTGCAGGTATCATTACAATTCCGAGTACCTAGAATTTTTGGCTTCACAAAAATGGAACATTCAATTCTTAATATCTGTAAAACGCAGAATGAGTTATAACACAGAAGTTTGGCAAGACGTGAGAGAGCACAAGTCACTTTCATTAAAATGATGATAGACTCCAGGCTAAAGATACAACAGAAAGGCACTATTGCAGCTTCGATGAAATAGCACCTAGCAATATATGCACCCtccaaagaaaagaactcaaagacgacaacaacaacagaaaaaacaaagaaacagccGGTAGAAACATTATGAGTACCATAGGGTTTGCTCAGGACCAGGAACCAAAACCTGCTAGTTGGAGTCAAAGATAATCGATCAATTCTAGCTAACAAAAAATGAATGCTATGCAATAATCGAATTCTCCTCGTGACTCAGAGAAGAGTCGGGAGAATTAGATTGCATGCCAAGCACTAAAGGAACAAATTAATAGAACAACTACTTCTACTCAATCTCTCTAAAGCCACAAAACTGCAGGATAGGTGCCCTCAGAGAACCATAGCCACCTTCTCCTGGGAAACAAAGGACAAGGGATGGGCAATCAGGGGTTCATAGTGATCAGCACCAGCACCACACCAACCTGTATGAGGAAATGTTCAGAAATGTAGTctaagagaaaaaataaagaaatccaCAAATGCCTGGCATGTATATTTCCAGAGGAAAAGAACTTTGTTTCTTACCTGTTCCTttcatgaaaagaaagaagggtGGTTCACAAATCCGAGTCCTTGGTCGGTGTGGAAGGAAGAAAACACAATTTTCCTCATCGACCATAGCATCTGATCCATGTGCTTGAACCTGTAATTGTGAATCCAGGCAAGACACGTTAATAAAATGATGGATAGTCTAGTACAAGCTCAAAACTTTTCAACTGTGCAGAAATCAATCAATGTACCAATTCCCCAATGAAGCAATAAAATGGCAAATTAATCAAATGGACATAGGTAGGTATAAAACTGTACCAACACTCGCACTGAGAATAGCTCTATCTTTTTATCCACATAGAACTATCGAAGAGAGGACACTACAGTGCCATGCTCAGTACAAAAAATGTGATAAGATTTCACCATTAGACAACATGGAAAACTACTCCATGGATCTGGTTGTGAAACCTCATCCACCATTAGAACTCTCTTGAACATCAACAACCTTCTACACATTTGAGTACACTAAACCCTTACTCGATGTAGCTAAGTAAAGAATCAAGTAGGAAGTACAATTACACCCAACAGATTCTACTGAAAAAATAACGACCAAGGAAACATGCAACAGCTTCCAGGAAGGAGATCAATGGAAGATGAGTTCCCAATAATCAAAATCATGGATTCAAAGAGTTTAAACAAAAACAGATCTAAGCCAAGTGAAAAATTTTCTTACCACATATATCTCTCGCTTAAACTCTGTTGCAAGACACTCGATTGCTATATCATCTCCAAAAGCCGCGGCATGACCTTCTCTATTTTCATCGACTGTTAATAAGCCTTCCTCCGTGTATTGCAACGTGATGATATCATATTCATCATCCAGGGAACCAGAGATCAACATGTATTTGGCCCAACTCGGTCCATCACTCACTGAGATACATCTCTCTTTGTAAATAGACTCTGCCGCCAGCTCCCTTCActcaaaagaaaccaaaaaccaaacacTATCAATAAGACAATCCAGTCCAACAACCAGTTTTTCTAACATCCTAAAATTTAAGACCAACAAATACAATGCTAATCAAACTTAATAGTTAATACACCCTACAGAGATCGAGCAAGCCCAATATACAAATCTTTGGACAACAAATTTAATCTTCAGATCTATATTTCAAGAAAGATCCCATTTTTTTTCTGGATTTTTCTATTGAACTAAAGCAAGATTAACGATGATGATATTCAACAATGTAAACAACAACGATACGATTTAGATTTCAAATCAATAAAAGAAATAGATCCAAGAAAATATTACCTCTGCATTCCGAGCTGAAGAAGCTCTTCAATGGCGGAGTCCAGACGCACGCGCTCGTCCTTCTTAGCTAGAAGTTTGACCTCCTGAATGACGTGTATCCCCCACCCGGCCCTCAGATCAGGCGCGTAGAGATGCCGAATGACGTCGTTTATGACGTTCCTCTCCTCCGCGCTCGCAGATCCATAGTCCTCCAAGAACCTCCGCACCGTCCGCCTCCTCAGCTCCCGCGCGTCGACCTCACGCGCCGCCTTCATCGCCTTGTGCGACGCCGTGAACAGGCAGTTACCGTCGGACGACACCTCTCCGCCGTGCGACAGTCTGAAGACGACCGAGGAGTCGCCGTCCTCCGCCTCAGGATGCTTCCAGAGAACGCCCTTGGCGTGAAGCCGCTGGAGATGCCGCCGCTGCTGCTCCTCCAGGCCCACGACAGCACCCCAGGCGTCGTCGGCCGTTGACTGGTCAACAACGAGATCGACGGCCTCGATCAGGTCTTCCTCCTCCTGAAGCGGGGCCGACTTGGCCGGCGGGTCCCGCCAGGCGACGGTGGGCGAGGAGGTCTGGAATGTCTCGGCAACCGTGGTGGAATCACATAGTAGTTTCCCCATTTCCCTTTTCCtcttccaaaaatttccaatctttttttttttttttttttcagtttttatctttatttttacttttcttcttcttcttcctcttccgctTCCGTTGAACTTGCaggggaggggagagagagagagagtagggttAACGGATAGATTTTATGACGAGCGGGACAATGTGGACACGTGGCGGAATCTGGAGGCGGTTTTGACCTCTAGGAGAATGCTGATCATTCGTGAGAGAAGTGCTAAACTGCTAACGTAGGCCGGAGGAGCGTGGAGAGTGAACCTGAGCCAGTCAGCCATATTTTATTTCCCCAAATATAATATTCCCCACTAGACGTTGGTGGTAGTTGGCATATGCTGCTCAGCTGTGAAAATTCGTCGGGGTTGGTGTGACACGTGTGGATTCAGCCGATCTGGTTCCCTGCCAGTTCTGTGAGCCAATTATGGTTTGACAACTCAGCTTTGATGTAACGGTTTGTGAATGACGTGGCATCTTCTTATTGGTGACTGATTTTCATGAATAGTAAAACGTTTAAACCTGAAAACCGTTTTTTAAATCATGATGTTTGCAACGGTACATTGGAGTCTACGATGCGATCGTACAGAACTTAttgtttctttatttatttatcgaggTAGAGAGTAAATGGTAATGATATATCGATTATTGAGGTCATTTTAAGTAAAAATACTAACGGTAACAACATTTTCTTTAAAATCTCCTTCGgttcatgaaaaagaaattaataaacccctttcaaaaaaaaaagaaaaagaaattaattttatatttccTATGAGAAAGGAAAATAAACTTCACACTAACTttcatttctgttgtttgaaaacTATAGGAAAGCAACGAAAAAATATGTTTGTTTCCATTTAGTGTTTAGTTTGTGtaaggaaaggaaaataaatcattCTACTAGCCACTTAGCATGTGCTCCGCTCCTACCAATTTGCTTTCATTGGTTTTAACTCTTAACTCACCTCTCTTAAAACCGCTCTGGAAGTTTGCTCTGCTTTTtctgaagaagagaaaaacttgGTTGCACATCTTGCATTTGTGTTCCATTCGGCGACGCACGTCATTGTCGGACGGGTAGGTTTCATTTGTCAGTCCATAAGTGAGGATCCAAGGCGACAGGGGAAGGAGCGACGGTGGAGTTAATGTCTTCACAGGAGTAGTTTGCTACCATTGAATTTCAACAACAACGGGGGGATCACCATCTATTGTCGGGCATTCCGACCTCTGTTTCCAAGTGGTCGTGGAAGCAAGGTGCCGACCTCTGTTGTCGGGTGGTCCAGCCGCTATTACTATAGTTTCCAACTTCGGCAATGGTCCGTTTCCAAGGGCACACGCAGGAGGCTAATGACAATTCGATGTCGTGGGCATATCCTATGGGTTTAAGCCTCTCATGTGGGACCGGGCCTCTTCTGTAGGTTTGGGCATTTGCTTGTGGTTCTGTTCTAGGTATTATGTTTTTTCAATATTTGGGTTTAATTTTCAGTGTATTATATTTACAATAAATCCTTTCCCACTCTTGGTAAGGAAATGTGAGCTCTGTCCTTGTCTGCATACTCGGTATGTGTCCTTGTCTGCATACTCAGTATGTGTTGTCTGCCCTAGAGAGGCGGTGGATCATGAATTGGTTGCAACCTCCTGTTGATAGGATGAAACGATGTGTCGTCGGATTTTTTTTCGGTTGTCAACATATTGGAAAAGCTACTTTACTAGTTTTATGGCATTGCTTTAACTTTTCGATATGCCACTATTcttgtaaagcaaatggagtagtcaATATGATACTCTTTGTTATTTGGTGCATATTGGAATACATTGTCATTGTATAGACTCCTGTTACTATTTGGGAGGTCCTCATGAGGTGcattgtaatatggggtttaggctctatgtcccccccTTATGTATTCATCAGTTTCATTAACcaagacttgagggcagccgcacaacccttatttcaaaatatatatatatatatataagtgaaataaatagaaaaagaaattaaaattgaaggCAACATAATATTACTTACGATTACCAAAGtgggattttttttcttatcttttatttgttgTTTTTTGGAAATAACCGATTTGATTTATTTACTAGTTTAGCCttctaatataatttttttattttctaaacatTTAGTCAATGAAAGGCATAACCggagttttaaaaatttaataatGAGAAGTGAGAATTTGCTTAATATAATAGATTTTCTAAACAATTCAATCAATAAAGGGCATAATAGGagttattctaaaaaaaaaaagcataataggagtttcaaaaatttaaccatggCAAGTTGGAATTGGCTTAATATAATAGATTTATATTCTAATCATTAAGGGGGGTATATTCAAGTCAGACTCTGGAAAAGAAAAACGGCAAAGAGGGTCTAGCAGCTCTAGAAACCCTAGAGTCTGAGCAGAGGGAAAGAGGCGGCGGTTTCTGTCGAACCTGGCAGAGATGGGGCTTCTTGTCATTGAGGTCTTGTTTCAAGGCGGGCCTCCAAGCGCTCCAAGAGTAGAAGACCTGGTGCACGCCGGGCTTGGATTGCAGTACGCATCGGGATTGTTTGTGCAGGTGATCGGCTTCGATCTCCCTGGTTCCGACCGCTGTGTAGGGCTATTTGGGTTTGATCGTCTACCAGGGCTGGTTGATGTGCCCGGATCAGCCAGTTTTGGCAGGGAATTGTTCTTGGTTCCGACTATTTTTGTTGCTGGAGGGAGGTTGAGGAACCGGAGCTTGACGGAGATGCAGTGTTGGAGTGGTCGGGCGCCATAAATTTTGGCCACGGCGGCGGCGGTGATGGATGGGCAAAAGTATACTAGGGTTTCTGCTCACTTTGCTCAGGTTTGGGCTTGGGTCTTTGGGCCCGGGCTCAAGTTTGAGTTGTTGGGCCCTATGTTGTGGGCTAGTAGGGAGGGTGCCTTGCCACCCTCATTTATCACTTAGTGGTGACAGTGGGCCTGGCCTCAGAGGTGGACCTTCTTGGGCAGTTGGGCTGATATATGGTCCATGACCAATCATTTGCGGATCATGACTTCTGcgggagttggtaattatctgaaATAAGATTGGTGTTTTTTCAAGCGGCTTATAAATAATGAGGTGCTCCTATTTTTTTTGCTAGGAAGTGGCTTTATGTTGGTACCGCAATTGTGCGCCTGATTAATGGGGATGCTAgtcaatgattttgccctagaagacacggagtttctttgtttataagttCGCTAATTTTAGCGAGCTTATCATCGACTTGTAATGGGTCTGTTTTGCTTAGAATAGAGTTTCTGGATCTTCATGCCGGCTATCTTGTTGTAAGTACAGTCAGACTCTAGCCATTGACAGTTTACCGACTATTGATCctaatgatatcaatttctattcaaaaaaaaaaaaaaaagggggtatattcaattcagattttaaaagattttgtttaagtttttataatatatggatttacttaatccacagattgtttaaattctatatggactatgattgattttaatggattgatttactagtatttgtttagattttacaagttcttatgatgtttttggtaggttaatttttttttcttcttttttaataaagcaatggatgtatggatccaactataatgttatatcaatgacaaaaaagtatggcaatctaccattctttatATTGTATACGCAAACCACGCGTCATTTGTATAACGAGGTTACGGGATGAAAGTACTGGCCTCGGCGACAATTTCATATTATTTCTTTGTTATTAATGATTTATGAACAATATGAGAAAACTAACcagccaaaatgttacacaaaaaataaagtagtaaactaaagacataatttatttcttatctaaataacaaaagaaacatgtatgtatgtatcatcttaaaaATACCATTAAAAGTgagcttaattagctagaagaattaaggcttctagagctatagtgataaaaataaaataaaaaattattagatgagagcagaggCAGAGGCGGATAGTATGTGGGAAACTAGGTCtaagacaaaatggatgagtgtcatTTATTGAGGCCTTGAGGGCCTGCTTctccattttattttattttattttttagtgaagagcttcttcattttttgagtgagaaagaatccatcaaaatctcttagGAAGTGGCtgaattgtttttgagttttgatatgtatagaAAGCACTacaaaatcctccaaaatccagcatttaatgaaatccttaaaaatccatatacttttgaatatcggtaaatttgaatggataattttaaatcttaattgaatacatcaagattttaaaagactatttaaaatctcaattgaataccaTATAacttttaaaatacaaaaaaatcttgtagactcttaaatgaatacacccCTATAAAATAGATAGTTATGCAAGTCTCATAAATTGTTTAGATAAAATTTTCaataagaatataaatatatttatataatgtAATTATTGCACAATTAatgcaaggaaagtaaaaaagaaaatgaatcctTTGAAGGATGGGAGGATTCACTGGAATTcactggaaattattctatgcaccgacagtgtaaatgacccaacacttataagatgatctcaatccttgatatttataattaatatttttattaataacctaagagtgtatttaatataatctaaccattcatttatgtcggtgcaagtggacgtcggtgcactgaatcctcccccTTCACTCACAGCTTTCTCCCATATTTTCCCTTCTTAAGGAAAGTTGTTCAATTTCTTGGGCACTACCAGACTTAAGAAATGAATAATTTCCTTTCCCAACGCTCAATTTCGGGAACCAAACGAGGCATAAATGTAAATGTAAGTACCGATGAGAATAGGCTTCATGTTCATCTAAGAAAACAACAAGCTGAATAGATGACCAGAGCTTTATGAATATATTGTACGATAGCAAAGTTAATAATGGTATAGTGTGGTTACAATTTGCTAGAGATCTAGGTTTGAGTGGTATATTTGTTAGAGATCTTAGTTCATATATATTGGACATGGAAAAAACTGAGAAGCAATGGTGGAAGTACATGGAGACCGAGTTGAAGTGATTATCAAGAAATTAATAGCAAAGAAATGTCAAATTCCATTTGTCATCTCCACTATTATAAATGGAAGTCAAAATTTGGTGTCAAAAGCTTCATCATTTTGAAATTTCTAAAATACCCTTtagattaaaaataaaaattaataattgtttaaggacacctagattatgtgtctggcccaaactttagttacttgtctgagttgtaataggattagtcttacagctattctcggagatatcctaataattgtacgattatgtttccttgtaagactctgattctatgtttgtaatcctttatataaagaggcttctattatcaatgaaagcacaactcatT belongs to Rosa chinensis cultivar Old Blush chromosome 4, RchiOBHm-V2, whole genome shotgun sequence and includes:
- the LOC112200509 gene encoding uncharacterized protein LOC112200509, with product MGKLLCDSTTVAETFQTSSPTVAWRDPPAKSAPLQEEEDLIEAVDLVVDQSTADDAWGAVVGLEEQQRRHLQRLHAKGVLWKHPEAEDGDSSVVFRLSHGGEVSSDGNCLFTASHKAMKAAREVDARELRRRTVRRFLEDYGSASAEERNVINDVIRHLYAPDLRAGWGIHVIQEVKLLAKKDERVRLDSAIEELLQLGMQRELAAESIYKERCISVSDGPSWAKYMLISGSLDDEYDIITLQYTEEGLLTVDENREGHAAAFGDDIAIECLATEFKREIYVVQAHGSDAMVDEENCVFFLPHRPRTRICEPPFFLFMKGTGWCGAGADHYEPLIAHPLSFVSQEKVAMVL